One window of the Amycolatopsis mediterranei genome contains the following:
- a CDS encoding S8 family serine peptidase produces MLAVAGLVAASGVSGVSGVSGVFGAPAASAQGCANPSGTYTGEVPWGQRLVDPARLWPLTRGGGQLVAVIGTGVDAQNTQFAPGQLDSGAGTERTDCDGRGTIAAGIVGAQPDPSTTFAGVAPGVRLLPIRYTTGDGGDPGELAAAIDRAADRRAGVILVAVPAASDSPALAAAVSRARAKGAVVVSAASATQQGARTYPTATSGVLAAGSVNAAGEPVQTEAGDYVGVAAPGAELVSTSAGAAGAVAHRWPVTDPGLAAAYVAGVAALVRAYHPELSGDQVVTRLTLTAHRPPSGGHDPRLGWGVLDAYAAVSSTLPADVAPPGARPPAASSPMVVPAAAPPPRPTDIPAGTIALAGVALAAAAGVTVAAVRRARRRAWRPTRFTR; encoded by the coding sequence GTGCTCGCGGTGGCGGGCCTCGTGGCGGCATCGGGCGTCTCGGGCGTCTCGGGCGTCTCGGGTGTCTTCGGGGCGCCGGCCGCTTCGGCGCAAGGCTGCGCGAACCCGTCCGGCACCTACACCGGCGAGGTCCCGTGGGGCCAGCGCCTGGTCGACCCGGCGCGGCTGTGGCCGCTGACGCGAGGCGGCGGCCAGCTGGTGGCCGTGATCGGCACCGGCGTCGACGCGCAGAACACCCAGTTCGCCCCCGGCCAGCTCGACAGCGGCGCCGGCACCGAGCGCACGGACTGCGACGGCCGCGGCACGATCGCGGCCGGGATCGTCGGCGCCCAGCCGGATCCGTCGACGACGTTCGCGGGTGTCGCGCCCGGCGTGCGGCTGCTGCCGATCCGGTACACCACCGGCGACGGCGGTGATCCGGGCGAGCTCGCCGCGGCGATCGACCGGGCGGCGGACCGGCGGGCGGGCGTGATCCTGGTCGCCGTGCCCGCGGCGTCCGACAGCCCGGCGCTGGCGGCGGCGGTCTCACGGGCGCGCGCGAAAGGGGCGGTGGTCGTCTCGGCGGCGTCGGCGACCCAGCAGGGCGCGCGGACGTACCCGACGGCGACGTCCGGAGTCCTGGCCGCCGGCTCGGTGAACGCCGCGGGCGAGCCGGTGCAGACGGAAGCGGGGGACTACGTCGGCGTCGCGGCGCCGGGAGCGGAGCTGGTGAGCACGTCGGCGGGGGCGGCCGGCGCGGTGGCGCACCGCTGGCCGGTGACCGACCCGGGCCTTGCGGCGGCGTACGTCGCCGGGGTCGCGGCGCTGGTCCGGGCGTACCACCCGGAGCTGTCCGGCGACCAGGTCGTCACGCGCTTGACGTTGACGGCCCACCGCCCGCCGTCCGGTGGCCACGACCCGCGGCTGGGCTGGGGAGTCCTGGACGCCTACGCGGCGGTGTCGTCGACCCTGCCCGCCGACGTCGCCCCGCCCGGCGCTCGTCCCCCGGCTGCTTCGTCGCCGATGGTGGTCCCGGCCGCGGCCCCGCCACCCCGGCCGACGGACATCCCGGCGGGCACGATCGCCCTGGCCGGGGTCGCCTTGGCCGCGGCCGCCGGAGTGACGGTGGCGGCGGTCCGCCGCGCCCGCCGCCGAGCCTGGCGCCCCACCCGCTTCACCCGGTAA